In a single window of the Micromonospora sp. WMMD1155 genome:
- a CDS encoding PQQ-dependent sugar dehydrogenase produces the protein MNRTAFVSALLLVTAGLTVPPSAAVAAPAAPPDSSFQKVTLNDFPGEPISLAVLPDLRVLHTSRTGEVRIHDPRTGLNTLAADIPVYEHDEEGLQGVAIDPNFAQNKWVYLYYSPPMDTPVDDPATPDVNEGDAPETGTEADWQRFRGALRLSRFKLEGMKLNLASEQQIIDVPTDRGICCHVGGQIDFDSKGNLYLSTGDDTNPFASDGYIPIDERADRNPAYDAQRTSANTNDLRGKLLRIKVKPGGGYTVPAGNLFKPGTAQTRPEIYAMGLRNAFRFAVDKRTDDVYLADYSPDASSPNPERGPAGHGRWMLIDKPANYGWPYCVTPTIAYRDYDFATGESGAKFNCKRPVNDSPHNTGKRILPPVEQPEVWYPSAASGEFPQLGTGGIGPMGGPAYDYDGTSTSRTRWPAYYDGVPLFYEWTRDYIKEFRLDSNGNVADIRSVVPSIVVDNPMDMEFGPDGSLYVLEYGDGYFAENPDAQLARIDFVRGNRTPIPKISGTPTVGQAPLTVAFSSAGTTDPDGDKLTYAWDFNADGSVDSTDPNPSWTFAENGSYTPTLKVTDRTGRSASATLPLVVGPTAPVIEFVAPVAGQPFQFGQTVAYEVKVTDDLPVDCSRVTVTYVLGHDEHGHPLSTSTGCTGSIPTFVDGGHAGADNLTAVFVAEYTDAPTEPGVPPQSASATVVLDPDPVAGLAG, from the coding sequence ATGAACAGGACCGCATTCGTGTCCGCCCTGCTGCTGGTGACGGCCGGCCTGACCGTGCCGCCGTCAGCAGCAGTCGCCGCACCGGCCGCACCGCCGGACAGCAGCTTCCAGAAAGTGACCCTGAACGACTTCCCGGGCGAGCCGATCAGCCTCGCCGTCCTGCCCGACCTGCGGGTGCTGCACACCTCCCGCACCGGTGAGGTCCGCATCCACGACCCGCGCACCGGGCTGAACACCCTCGCCGCCGACATCCCCGTGTACGAGCACGACGAGGAGGGGTTGCAGGGGGTCGCGATCGACCCGAACTTCGCCCAGAACAAGTGGGTGTACCTCTACTACTCGCCGCCGATGGACACTCCGGTGGACGACCCGGCGACCCCGGACGTCAACGAGGGGGACGCGCCGGAGACCGGCACCGAGGCGGACTGGCAGCGGTTCAGGGGCGCGCTGCGGCTGTCGCGGTTCAAGCTGGAGGGGATGAAGCTCAACCTCGCCAGCGAGCAGCAGATCATCGACGTGCCGACCGACCGGGGCATCTGCTGCCACGTCGGCGGGCAGATCGACTTCGACAGCAAGGGCAACCTCTACCTGTCGACCGGTGACGACACCAACCCGTTCGCCTCCGACGGCTACATCCCGATCGACGAGCGGGCCGACCGGAACCCGGCGTACGACGCCCAGCGCACCTCGGCCAACACCAACGACCTGCGCGGCAAACTGCTGCGCATCAAGGTGAAGCCCGGTGGGGGTTACACGGTGCCGGCCGGCAACCTGTTCAAGCCGGGGACGGCGCAGACCCGCCCGGAGATCTACGCGATGGGGCTGCGCAACGCGTTCCGGTTCGCCGTCGACAAGCGGACCGACGACGTGTACCTGGCCGACTACTCGCCGGACGCGTCCTCCCCGAACCCGGAGCGCGGTCCGGCCGGGCACGGTCGGTGGATGCTCATCGACAAGCCGGCGAACTACGGCTGGCCGTACTGCGTGACACCGACCATCGCGTACCGCGACTACGACTTCGCCACCGGCGAGTCGGGTGCGAAGTTCAACTGCAAGCGCCCGGTCAACGACTCGCCCCACAACACGGGCAAGCGGATCCTGCCGCCGGTCGAGCAGCCGGAGGTCTGGTACCCCTCGGCTGCCTCCGGGGAGTTCCCGCAGTTGGGCACCGGTGGCATCGGCCCGATGGGCGGCCCGGCGTACGACTACGACGGCACCAGCACGTCGCGTACCCGGTGGCCGGCCTACTACGACGGCGTGCCGCTGTTCTACGAGTGGACCCGGGACTACATCAAGGAGTTCCGCCTCGACTCCAACGGGAACGTCGCGGACATCCGTTCGGTGGTCCCCTCCATCGTGGTGGACAACCCGATGGACATGGAGTTCGGCCCGGACGGTTCGCTCTACGTGCTGGAGTACGGCGACGGCTACTTCGCCGAGAACCCGGACGCGCAGCTGGCCCGGATCGACTTCGTCCGCGGCAACCGGACGCCGATCCCGAAGATCAGCGGCACCCCGACCGTCGGGCAGGCCCCGCTGACCGTCGCGTTCTCCAGCGCCGGCACCACCGACCCGGACGGTGACAAGCTGACCTACGCGTGGGACTTCAACGCGGACGGCTCGGTGGACAGCACCGACCCGAACCCGTCCTGGACGTTCGCGGAGAACGGCTCGTACACCCCGACCCTGAAGGTGACCGACCGCACCGGCCGGTCCGCCTCGGCGACGCTGCCGTTGGTGGTCGGGCCGACCGCGCCGGTGATCGAGTTCGTCGCCCCGGTCGCCGGGCAGCCCTTCCAGTTCGGGCAGACCGTCGCGTACGAGGTGAAGGTCACCGACGACCTGCCGGTGGACTGCTCCCGGGTGACCGTCACCTACGTGCTCGGGCACGACGAGCACGGACACCCGTTGTCCACGTCGACCGGCTGCACCGGAAGCATCCCGACCTTCGTGGACGGTGGGCACGCCGGCGCGGACAATCTGACCGCGGTGTTCGTCGCCGAGTACACCGACGCGCCGACCGAGCCGGGCGTACCGCCGCAGTCCGCCTCGGCCACTGTCGTGCTGGACCCGGATCCGGTGGCCGGCCTGGCCGGCTGA
- a CDS encoding Lrp/AsnC family transcriptional regulator, translated as MSQETADGAGRAAGSGRSARGLDEVDRRILDELVRDGRTSVRTLAERIHISRTNAYARVERLLRDGVITGFRAQVAPEAAGLGTSAYIALTIEQNTWREVSAELARVRYIEHAALLGGDHDVLALVRAPDNAALRDVVLGRVQSIPGVLSTRTWLVFEEFDGAGSPWA; from the coding sequence GTGAGCCAGGAGACCGCCGACGGAGCGGGCCGGGCGGCGGGATCGGGACGATCGGCCCGAGGCCTGGACGAGGTGGATCGACGGATCCTCGACGAGCTGGTCCGGGACGGCCGCACGTCGGTGCGGACCCTCGCCGAGCGGATCCACATCTCCCGCACCAACGCGTACGCGCGGGTGGAGCGGCTCCTGCGCGACGGGGTGATCACCGGGTTCCGGGCCCAGGTGGCGCCCGAGGCGGCCGGGCTGGGCACCTCGGCGTACATCGCCTTGACGATCGAGCAGAACACCTGGCGCGAGGTGTCCGCCGAGCTGGCCCGGGTGCGCTACATCGAGCACGCCGCGCTGCTCGGCGGCGACCACGACGTCCTCGCGCTGGTCCGCGCGCCGGACAACGCCGCACTGCGCGACGTGGTGCTGGGCCGGGTGCAGAGCATTCCCGGGGTGCTGTCCACCCGCACCTGGCTGGTGTTCGAGGAGTTCGACGGGGCGGGCAGCCCGTGGGCCTGA
- a CDS encoding dihydrolipoamide acetyltransferase family protein, protein MTTVERTQVFLLPDLGEGLSEAEIVEWRVAVGDVVTVDQSVVEVETAKAVVDVPCPYAGRVVTLHGAAGEVRPVGQPLITIAPLDGGDEPAGHATYREEERAGSGNVLIGYGTGHGGATRRRRRPRLALAPEPVDVGPADPSRSDTVGSDAAGSDGSRSDTAWSDTAGSDGGPTAGRTSAGDAASGGPARSTAALVISPIVRRLARERGIDLATVRGTGPGGVIRRADVEAALTVPAARLAAVPDPHVALAPTGDGDVIVPLTGVRKAIADKLSRSRREIPEVTIWVDVDATGLLETRAAINAATPDAPVSILALLARICLSGLRRFPQLNARVDTEGQRIVQSAGVHLGIAAQTDRGLLVPVLRDAQRLTTAELAAELAATTAAARAGSLPPARLTGGTFTLNNYGVFGVDGSTPIINHPEAALLGVGRIVDKPWVVDGQLAVRKVTQLSLTFDHRVCDGGVAGGFLRHVADCVERPALLIAAV, encoded by the coding sequence ATGACCACCGTCGAACGGACCCAGGTCTTCCTCCTGCCCGACCTGGGCGAGGGGCTGAGCGAGGCCGAGATCGTCGAGTGGCGGGTCGCCGTGGGCGACGTGGTCACCGTCGACCAGAGCGTGGTCGAGGTGGAGACCGCCAAGGCGGTCGTGGACGTGCCCTGCCCGTACGCCGGTCGGGTGGTCACCCTGCACGGCGCGGCCGGTGAGGTACGCCCCGTCGGCCAGCCGCTGATCACCATCGCGCCGCTGGACGGCGGCGACGAGCCGGCCGGGCACGCCACCTACCGCGAGGAGGAGCGGGCCGGCTCCGGCAACGTCCTGATCGGGTACGGCACCGGCCACGGCGGCGCCACCCGCCGTCGACGTCGCCCTCGGCTGGCCCTCGCCCCCGAGCCGGTCGACGTCGGCCCGGCGGACCCGTCCCGGTCCGACACTGTCGGGTCCGACGCCGCCGGATCTGACGGCTCCCGGTCCGACACGGCCTGGTCCGACACGGCCGGGTCCGACGGCGGGCCGACGGCCGGTCGTACCTCCGCCGGAGACGCCGCGTCCGGCGGCCCGGCGCGATCGACGGCCGCCCTGGTCATCTCGCCGATCGTGCGTCGGTTGGCCCGTGAGCGCGGCATCGACCTCGCCACCGTGCGGGGCACCGGGCCCGGGGGCGTGATCCGCCGCGCCGACGTGGAGGCCGCGCTGACCGTGCCCGCCGCCCGGCTCGCCGCCGTCCCGGACCCGCACGTCGCCCTCGCACCGACCGGGGACGGTGACGTGATCGTCCCCCTCACCGGCGTCCGCAAGGCGATCGCCGACAAGCTCTCCCGCAGCCGGCGGGAGATCCCCGAGGTGACCATCTGGGTCGACGTGGACGCCACCGGTCTGCTGGAGACCCGCGCGGCGATCAACGCTGCCACCCCGGACGCGCCGGTGAGCATCCTGGCGCTGCTGGCCCGGATCTGCCTCAGCGGGCTACGCCGGTTCCCGCAGCTCAACGCCCGCGTCGACACGGAGGGGCAGAGGATCGTCCAGTCCGCCGGGGTGCACCTCGGCATCGCCGCGCAGACCGACCGGGGTCTGCTGGTGCCGGTGCTGCGCGACGCCCAACGGCTCACCACCGCCGAGCTGGCCGCCGAACTGGCGGCGACCACCGCCGCCGCACGCGCCGGCAGCCTGCCCCCGGCCCGCCTGACCGGCGGCACCTTCACCCTGAACAACTACGGGGTGTTCGGCGTCGACGGCTCCACCCCGATCATCAACCACCCGGAGGCGGCCCTGCTCGGGGTCGGACGGATCGTGGACAAGCCGTGGGTGGTCGACGGGCAGCTCGCCGTCCGCAAGGTGACCCAGCTCAGCCTCACCTTCGACCACCGGGTCTGCGACGGCGGGGTGGCCGGTGGCTTCCTGCGGCACGTCGCCGACTGCGTGGAGCGCCCGGCGCTGCTGATCGCCGCCGTCTGA
- a CDS encoding acyltransferase, with protein sequence MTTPALLRSRGTLADLLSGRSNGIGLIRLCLAVGVVLSHSKPLGFGASDLGYHLTGRQTNVGTMAVYGFFVLSGLLITRSARRTGLIRYAWHRALRIFPGLWVCLLITALVVAPLVALREHGSTAGFFDDPWEPGGPLAYLQANWWTGVRQYGIHDLLRDTTPWGDKSNSSVFNGALWSLKYEMFCYVVVGVLAATAVLRNARRFVLFLTVALYLSILQDWVSSGQFSGPVSTASWSFTSPLVGGMSFHYIVYLGFLFAFGATLDLYRERVPINDALGIGSAVALGLSLLFGGFFVIGLPAFAYLLVWLSVRMPRQLHWVGRKNDYSYGIYIYGFVFQQVMASLGWSRWGYVPFAAMSVAAAFAAAFVSWKLVERPALRLKDWTPGFVARRSTPAVPPEQQTAVAEEPPGTPPTQVGGPTQELPQQPATLVPGR encoded by the coding sequence ATGACTACCCCCGCCCTCCTGCGATCCCGTGGCACGCTGGCCGATCTGCTCTCCGGCCGCAGCAACGGCATCGGGCTGATCCGACTCTGCCTCGCCGTCGGCGTCGTGCTGTCGCACTCCAAGCCGCTCGGCTTCGGGGCCAGCGACCTCGGCTACCACCTCACCGGTCGGCAGACCAACGTCGGCACCATGGCCGTCTACGGCTTCTTCGTCCTGTCCGGCCTGCTGATCACCCGCAGCGCCCGGCGTACCGGCCTGATCCGCTACGCCTGGCACCGGGCCCTGCGCATCTTCCCCGGTCTGTGGGTCTGCCTGCTGATCACCGCGCTGGTGGTCGCCCCGCTCGTCGCGCTGCGCGAGCACGGCAGCACGGCCGGCTTCTTCGACGACCCCTGGGAGCCCGGCGGTCCGCTCGCCTACCTGCAGGCCAACTGGTGGACCGGCGTTCGCCAGTACGGCATCCACGATCTGCTCCGGGACACCACCCCGTGGGGCGACAAGAGCAACTCCAGCGTCTTCAACGGCGCCCTCTGGTCGCTCAAGTACGAGATGTTCTGCTACGTCGTGGTGGGTGTGCTCGCCGCGACGGCGGTGCTGCGCAACGCCCGCCGGTTCGTGCTGTTCCTGACCGTCGCGCTCTACCTGAGCATCCTGCAGGACTGGGTGAGCTCCGGGCAGTTCAGCGGCCCGGTGTCGACGGCGAGCTGGTCGTTCACCTCGCCCCTGGTGGGCGGCATGAGCTTCCACTACATCGTCTACCTGGGCTTCCTCTTCGCCTTCGGCGCCACCCTGGATCTCTACCGGGAGCGGGTGCCGATCAACGACGCGCTGGGCATCGGCTCGGCGGTGGCGCTCGGGCTGTCGCTGCTGTTCGGCGGCTTCTTCGTCATCGGTCTGCCGGCGTTCGCGTACCTGCTGGTCTGGCTGTCGGTGCGGATGCCGCGCCAGTTGCACTGGGTGGGCCGTAAGAACGACTACTCGTACGGCATCTACATCTACGGCTTCGTCTTCCAGCAGGTGATGGCGAGTCTCGGCTGGAGCCGTTGGGGCTACGTGCCGTTCGCCGCGATGTCGGTGGCCGCCGCCTTCGCCGCCGCGTTCGTCTCCTGGAAGCTGGTCGAGCGACCGGCGCTGCGGTTGAAGGACTGGACGCCGGGCTTCGTGGCCCGCCGGTCCACTCCGGCGGTGCCGCCGGAGCAGCAGACCGCCGTCGCCGAGGAGCCACCCGGGACGCCGCCCACCCAGGTCGGCGGCCCGACGCAGGAACTCCCGCAGCAACCCGCCACGCTGGTCCCCGGCCGCTAG
- the pdhA gene encoding pyruvate dehydrogenase (acetyl-transferring) E1 component subunit alpha — protein sequence MTTTPQAVRRASPRTRRAATPPDPARPLLPNTEPVRLLDPTGTPLPARTDYPEPPVEVLRELYRRMVLGRRFDTQATALTKQGRLAVYPSSRGQEACQVGAVLAVRDTDWVFPTYRESMALVARGIDPVEVLTLLRGDWHCGYDPTEVRTAPQCTPLATQCVHAAGLAHGEAYQGRDTVALAFIGDGATSEGDFHEGINFAAVFQAPVVYFVQNNRYAISVPLSRQTAAPSLAYKGVGYGVPSEQVDGNDPVAVLAVLTRAVAHARAGNGPFLVEAHTYRMEPHTNADDASRYRDGAEVDAWRDRDPLARLETYLRARGVLDDAAVAEVAEQAEAYAADLRARMNEQPTVDPLSLFDHVYAEPTPQLVEQREQVRAELAAARDEEGDA from the coding sequence GTGACGACCACTCCCCAGGCGGTCCGCAGGGCATCCCCGCGCACCCGTCGGGCGGCCACCCCGCCCGACCCGGCGCGTCCGCTGCTGCCGAACACCGAGCCGGTCCGCCTGCTCGACCCGACCGGCACGCCGCTGCCCGCCCGCACCGACTACCCGGAGCCGCCCGTCGAGGTGCTGCGCGAGCTGTACCGCCGGATGGTGCTCGGCCGCCGCTTCGACACCCAGGCCACGGCCCTGACCAAGCAGGGTCGCCTGGCCGTCTACCCGTCCTCGCGGGGCCAGGAGGCGTGCCAGGTCGGCGCGGTCCTCGCGGTCCGCGACACCGACTGGGTCTTCCCCACCTACCGCGAGTCGATGGCTCTGGTTGCCCGGGGCATCGACCCGGTCGAGGTGCTCACCCTGCTACGCGGCGACTGGCACTGCGGCTACGACCCGACCGAGGTACGCACCGCGCCGCAGTGCACCCCGCTCGCCACCCAGTGCGTGCACGCCGCCGGGCTGGCGCACGGCGAGGCGTACCAGGGGCGCGACACGGTGGCGTTGGCCTTCATCGGTGACGGCGCGACCAGCGAGGGCGACTTCCACGAGGGGATCAACTTCGCCGCCGTGTTCCAGGCGCCGGTCGTCTACTTCGTGCAGAACAACAGGTACGCGATCAGCGTCCCGCTGTCCCGGCAGACCGCCGCGCCGTCGCTGGCGTACAAGGGTGTCGGCTACGGCGTACCGAGCGAGCAGGTCGACGGCAACGACCCGGTCGCGGTGCTCGCCGTGCTCACCCGCGCGGTCGCGCACGCCCGCGCCGGCAACGGTCCGTTCCTGGTCGAGGCGCACACCTACCGGATGGAACCGCACACCAACGCCGACGACGCCAGCCGCTACCGCGACGGCGCCGAGGTCGACGCCTGGCGCGACCGGGACCCGCTCGCCCGCCTGGAGACCTACCTGCGGGCCCGCGGCGTCCTCGACGACGCGGCCGTCGCCGAGGTCGCCGAGCAGGCCGAGGCGTACGCGGCGGACCTGCGGGCGCGGATGAACGAGCAGCCGACCGTCGACCCGCTGAGCCTCTTCGACCACGTGTACGCCGAGCCCACGCCACAACTGGTCGAACAGCGCGAGCAGGTCCGCGCCGAGCTGGCCGCCGCCCGCGACGAGGAGGGTGACGCCTGA
- a CDS encoding DNA primase small subunit domain-containing protein, whose protein sequence is MATAAEEIRVGERLVRVSSPDKPYFPERGLTKLDVVRYFLAVGDGILRALRDRPTMLERWPRGVFEGATIATRQTNRGDAFYQKRLPAGAPEWVRTAHITFPSGRTADEIAPSELAVVIWAANLGTLRFHPWPVSAADVERPDQLRIDLDPLPGVGFEQVVPVAREVRAFLAELGMTGYPKTTGGRGLHIYLSIEPRWGFGECRRAVLALGREMQRRLPELVTTTWWRDQRDRPVFVDYNQMSRDHTMASAYSIRPTPRALVSAPLEWAELDDARPEDFDVLSVPARFAERGDPHAGLDGDRHSLEPLLELAERDGLEAPPVR, encoded by the coding sequence GTGGCCACGGCGGCGGAGGAGATCCGGGTGGGGGAGCGGCTGGTCCGCGTCTCCAGCCCCGACAAGCCCTACTTCCCGGAGCGAGGGCTGACCAAGCTGGACGTGGTCCGCTACTTCCTGGCGGTGGGCGACGGCATCCTGCGCGCGCTGCGGGACCGCCCGACGATGCTGGAACGCTGGCCGCGCGGTGTCTTCGAGGGAGCGACGATCGCCACCCGGCAGACCAACCGGGGCGACGCGTTCTACCAGAAACGGCTGCCGGCGGGCGCGCCCGAGTGGGTGCGCACCGCCCACATCACGTTCCCCAGTGGCCGCACCGCCGACGAGATCGCACCGAGCGAGCTGGCGGTGGTGATCTGGGCCGCCAACCTGGGCACGCTGCGGTTCCACCCGTGGCCGGTCAGCGCCGCCGACGTGGAGCGCCCCGACCAGCTCCGCATCGACCTCGACCCGTTGCCCGGCGTCGGCTTCGAGCAGGTCGTGCCGGTGGCTCGGGAGGTCCGTGCCTTCCTCGCCGAGTTGGGGATGACCGGCTATCCGAAGACCACCGGCGGGCGGGGTCTGCACATCTACCTGTCGATCGAGCCGCGGTGGGGCTTCGGTGAGTGCCGCCGCGCGGTGCTCGCGTTGGGCCGGGAGATGCAGCGCCGGTTGCCGGAGCTGGTCACCACCACCTGGTGGCGCGACCAGCGGGACCGGCCGGTCTTCGTGGACTACAACCAGATGTCGCGCGACCACACGATGGCCTCGGCGTACTCCATCCGCCCCACGCCCCGGGCGCTGGTGTCGGCCCCGTTGGAGTGGGCCGAGCTGGACGACGCCCGACCGGAGGACTTCGACGTGCTGTCCGTGCCGGCCCGCTTCGCCGAGCGCGGTGACCCGCACGCCGGCCTGGACGGCGACCGGCACTCGTTGGAGCCGCTGCTGGAGCTGGCCGAACGGGACGGGCTGGAGGCCCCTCCCGTTCGGTGA
- a CDS encoding right-handed parallel beta-helix repeat-containing protein: MANELILNSVRVRRPAAAGAPLYCDALEYGLTGDGSTNDQPALAALVDRLGAGYASDGRARVIYCPPGIYSIRDAGTVWRSGVSLIGAGPAATRFMLSNEGNRADPTPLAFWTTVQHGADRDRHIADCTFADFQIDGSGVAMAEYNYLAKGLGLQYVVRGVFRNLYIHHTAATGLGCDFLQDSLIDGVVVVGCGRLDNGEQIGGAGIGVGIGGWGTMERLTIANCTALANGTNGIFLELQKDYWEPPRGYRIVGCHSQGNRFGISDWGADGLIVSACTMTGNLETGFDVSAQGTAAVAGRGGLLTDCVIDANLRDGVSIGNSPGPYTVRGNRISGNGRHGYHAQNLGRGYQGTIRDVVIESNELWGNGLDAVRIDHQMSDAVLLNNRIRNNGRQYAQGAGGAGDAVRYSERTLVDRSATWPHDGHRGKVLRVGQAVAMVAANSGDELMLAPVRPDAFTAWSGDVPPPGCGYELAPAPHRRAGVTIDAPFDSATIRGNRIWDNHDNQTQTHGLWITERGSCVDCRVEDNDLAGNADEGMRLDTPPVGGRWRDNHVDSDWS, from the coding sequence GTGGCGAACGAGCTGATACTCAACTCGGTCCGGGTGCGCCGGCCCGCCGCGGCCGGCGCGCCGCTCTACTGCGACGCGCTGGAGTACGGGCTGACCGGTGACGGCTCGACGAACGACCAGCCGGCGTTGGCCGCCCTCGTGGACCGCCTGGGCGCCGGCTACGCCTCGGACGGGCGGGCCCGGGTCATCTACTGCCCGCCGGGCATCTACTCGATCCGGGACGCGGGCACGGTGTGGCGCAGCGGCGTGTCGCTGATCGGTGCCGGTCCGGCGGCGACCCGGTTCATGCTCAGCAACGAGGGCAACCGGGCCGACCCGACCCCGTTGGCGTTCTGGACCACAGTGCAGCACGGTGCCGACCGGGACCGGCACATCGCCGACTGCACCTTCGCCGACTTCCAGATCGACGGCTCGGGCGTGGCGATGGCCGAGTACAACTACCTGGCCAAGGGCCTCGGCCTGCAATACGTGGTGCGCGGCGTGTTCCGCAACCTCTACATCCACCACACCGCCGCCACCGGGTTGGGCTGCGACTTCCTCCAGGACTCGCTCATCGACGGTGTGGTGGTGGTGGGCTGCGGCCGCCTGGACAACGGCGAGCAGATCGGCGGCGCCGGCATCGGGGTCGGTATCGGCGGGTGGGGCACGATGGAACGCCTGACCATCGCCAACTGCACCGCCCTGGCCAACGGCACCAACGGCATCTTCCTGGAGTTGCAGAAGGACTACTGGGAACCACCGCGCGGCTACCGCATCGTCGGCTGCCACAGTCAGGGCAACCGGTTCGGCATCTCCGACTGGGGCGCCGACGGTCTGATCGTCTCCGCCTGCACCATGACCGGCAACCTGGAGACCGGCTTCGACGTGTCGGCGCAGGGCACCGCTGCCGTCGCCGGGCGGGGCGGGCTGCTCACCGACTGCGTCATCGACGCGAACCTGCGCGACGGCGTCAGCATCGGCAACAGCCCCGGCCCGTACACCGTGCGGGGCAACCGGATCAGCGGCAACGGTCGGCACGGCTACCACGCGCAGAACCTCGGACGCGGCTACCAGGGCACGATCCGGGACGTGGTGATCGAGAGCAACGAACTCTGGGGCAACGGGTTGGACGCGGTCCGGATCGACCACCAGATGAGCGACGCGGTGCTGCTCAACAACCGGATCCGCAACAACGGCCGGCAGTACGCGCAGGGCGCCGGCGGTGCCGGCGACGCCGTCCGCTACAGCGAGCGGACACTCGTTGACCGGTCGGCCACCTGGCCGCACGACGGCCACCGGGGCAAGGTCCTGCGGGTCGGGCAGGCCGTCGCCATGGTCGCCGCCAACAGCGGCGACGAACTCATGCTCGCCCCGGTCCGCCCGGACGCGTTCACCGCGTGGAGCGGGGACGTGCCGCCGCCCGGGTGCGGGTACGAGCTGGCCCCCGCGCCGCACCGACGGGCCGGTGTCACGATCGACGCGCCGTTCGACTCGGCCACCATCCGCGGCAACCGGATCTGGGACAACCACGACAACCAGACCCAGACCCACGGGCTCTGGATCACCGAGCGCGGCAGTTGTGTGGACTGCCGGGTCGAGGACAACGACCTCGCCGGCAACGCCGACGAGGGGATGCGGCTGGACACCCCACCGGTGGGTGGACGCTGGCGGGACAACCACGTCGACAGCGACTGGAGCTGA
- a CDS encoding alpha-ketoacid dehydrogenase subunit beta yields MMATTMAKALNTALADALAADDRVVVFGEDVGQLGGVFRITDGLQARFGEDRCFDTPLAEAGIVGFAVGLAMSGLRPVVEMQFDAFAYPAFEQIASHVAKLRNRTRGALSVPIVIRVPYAGGIGGVEHHCDSSEAYYAHTPGLKVVTPATVEDAYSLLREAIDDPDPVVFMEPKKLYFASADAELPARAEPFGKAVVRRPGRDATLVAYGPAVPVALEAAEAAREEGWDLEVVDVRTIVPFDDATIAASVRRTGRCVVIQEAPGFAGVGAEIAARVQERCFHALHAPVLRVAGLDIPYPAPMLEHTHLPGVDRVLDAVARLQWDDQPDARWAAA; encoded by the coding sequence CTGATGGCCACCACCATGGCGAAGGCGCTCAACACCGCGCTCGCCGACGCCCTCGCCGCCGACGACCGGGTCGTCGTCTTCGGTGAGGACGTCGGTCAACTCGGCGGCGTCTTCCGGATCACCGACGGCCTGCAGGCCCGCTTCGGCGAGGACCGCTGCTTCGACACCCCGCTCGCCGAGGCCGGCATCGTCGGCTTCGCCGTCGGCCTGGCCATGTCCGGGCTGCGGCCGGTCGTCGAGATGCAGTTCGACGCGTTCGCGTACCCGGCGTTCGAGCAGATCGCCTCGCACGTGGCGAAGCTGCGCAACCGCACCCGGGGCGCGTTGAGCGTGCCGATCGTCATCCGGGTGCCGTACGCCGGTGGCATCGGCGGGGTCGAGCACCACTGCGACTCGTCCGAGGCGTACTACGCGCACACCCCGGGACTGAAGGTGGTCACCCCGGCCACCGTCGAGGACGCGTACTCCCTGCTGCGCGAGGCGATCGACGACCCCGACCCGGTGGTCTTCATGGAGCCCAAGAAGCTCTACTTCGCCAGCGCCGACGCGGAGCTGCCCGCGCGTGCCGAGCCGTTCGGGAAGGCCGTCGTGCGTCGCCCCGGGCGCGACGCCACCCTCGTCGCGTACGGGCCGGCGGTGCCGGTCGCGCTGGAGGCCGCCGAGGCCGCCCGTGAGGAGGGCTGGGACCTGGAGGTGGTCGACGTGCGCACCATCGTGCCGTTCGACGACGCCACCATCGCCGCCTCGGTGCGGCGTACCGGCCGCTGCGTGGTGATCCAGGAGGCGCCCGGCTTCGCGGGCGTCGGCGCGGAGATCGCCGCCCGGGTGCAGGAGCGCTGCTTCCACGCGTTGCACGCCCCGGTGCTGCGGGTGGCCGGGCTGGACATCCCGTACCCGGCGCCGATGCTGGAGCACACCCACCTGCCCGGCGTGGACCGGGTGCTCGACGCGGTGGCCCGCCTGCAGTGGGACGACCAGCCGGACGCGCGTTGGGCGGCGGCATGA